From Watersipora subatra chromosome 8, tzWatSuba1.1, whole genome shotgun sequence, a single genomic window includes:
- the LOC137402534 gene encoding uncharacterized protein translates to MYTVNSRPLATDNLTNPSETFITPNHLVRAKPQTLSTAPGDFDNQEIYDRKQWRKVQQFANIFWEQWKVDYLCTLDTRQKWQSKCQNLVKGDIVLLTDDNAPRNQWRTGVIEETFPGKDNLVRRVKIRLTNKMLDRKGNQMEAASVLERPVQKLVLLLPSKRD, encoded by the coding sequence ATGTATACGGTCAATAGTCGACCACTGGCGACCGACAATTTAACCAACCCATCAGAAACATTTATCACTCCAAATCACCTTGTGAGAGCCAAACCTCAAACCTTATCAACCGCGCCAGGAGACTTTGACAATCAAGAAATCTATGACAGAAAACAATGGCGGAAGGTACAGCAATTCGCAAACATATTTTGGGAACAATGGAAGGTAGACTATCTTTGCACACTAGACACTCGCCAAAAATGGCAAAGCAAGTGCCAGAATCTAGTCAAAGGTGACATTGTATTGCTGACCGATGACAACGCTCCCAGGAATCAATGGCGGACAGGGGTGATTGAGGAAACTTTCCCAGGGAAAGATAATCTAGTGAGGCGTGTAAAGATTCGTCTCACGAATAAGATGCTAGATAGGAAGGGGAATCAAATGGAGGCAGCTTCTGTACTGGAAAGGCCAGTTCAAAAACTGGTGCTTCTCCTCCCTTCAAAACGTGACTAG
- the LOC137402535 gene encoding uncharacterized protein — MILNKCWKKPILTVNDLKETEKVIIKIAQLEAYEQDIKHINKGTTWKQSSIAKLNPYLDTDQLLRIGGRVKNLTALSLLERHPLIIPKNTHIAKLLVRYYHQKVYYQGRTTTLRALRGAGYWVIRGNKLVKDAIYECVVCKRLRGKTADQQMGDLPKERTEPGYLFTHVGIDCFGPYTVKDRRTEAKRWGLIFVCLYSKGIHIELLEQMSTDAFLNALRCFMCIRGPVSTIYCDQGTNFIGARNELEKQLECISQEARNKVKDDMIKFKFNAPSASHTGGL; from the coding sequence ATGATATTGAATAAATGTTGGAAGAAGCCTATACTAACTGTGAATGACCTAAAAGAAACCGAGAAAGTCATCATAAAAATAGCACAACTTGAAGCCTATGAGCAAGACATCAAACACATCAACAAAGGAACTACCTGGAAACAGAGTAGCATTGCCAAACTGAATCCATATCTAGACACCGACCAACTACTGCGTATTGGTGGGAGGGTAAAAAATTTGACTGCCCTAAGTCTTCTAGAAAGACACCCACTCATAATACCCAAGAACACCCACATAGCTAAGCTTTTAGTAAGATATTACCATCAAAAAGTATATTATCAAGGGAGAACAACAACCCTCAGAGCTCTAAGAGGAGCTGGTTATTGGGTCATTCGAGGAAATAAGCTAGTCAAGGATGCCATATACGAATGCGTGGTCTGTAAGAGACTTAGAGGAAAGACCGCAGACCAGCAGATGGGTGACCTGCCCAAAGAAAGAACAGAGCCTGGATACCTGTTTACTCACGTTGGAATCGACTGCTTTGGGCCCTACACGGTGAAAGACAGGAGAACAGAAGCGAAACGATGGGGTCTTATTTTCGTTTGCCTGTATTCTAAGGGCATACACATTGAGCTTCTAGAACAAATGTCCACCGACGCCTTCTTGAACGCTTTGAGGTGCTTTATGTGCATACGAGGTCCAGTGAGTACTATATACTGCGACCAAGGCACTAATTTCATAGGCGCCAGAAATGAACTAGAGAAACAGCTGGAATGTATCAGCCAAGAAGCTAGAAATAAGGTCAAAGATGACATGATCAAATTCAAGTTCAATGCTCCCTCTGCTAGTCACACAGGAGGCCTGTGA
- the LOC137402536 gene encoding uncharacterized protein, with product MTVPCLKLQAAVEAAHLSNVLRSELWMDFDAEFFWSDSQITLGRIKNSNARYHMYVANQVKEIRNLSHPDQWFFIAGSMNPADIVSRRSRVKDSQQFRWWEGPEFLQTSNITPLSGDQTDYQQVANEDPELKRVKTALQCQSKEIKIAENIFSKFSSWKSLV from the coding sequence ATGACTGTGCCTTGTCTAAAGCTGCAGGCCGCAGTTGAGGCAGCACACTTGAGCAATGTGCTCCGATCAGAGCTATGGATGGACTTTGATGCAGAGTTCTTCTGGTCAGATTCCCAAATCACACTAGGAAGAATAAAGAATAGCAATGCACGCTACCACATGTATGTAGCCAACCAAGTAAAGGAGATACGCAATCTGTCTCACCCCGATCAATGGTTCTTCATCGCAGGATCAATGAACCCTGCTGACATAGTTTCTCGAAGATCCCGTGTGAAAGATTCGCAGCAATTTAGGTGGTGGGAAGGTCCTGAGTTTCTGCAAACTTCGAACATTACACCCCTGTCTGGAGATCAAACAGATTATCAACAAGTTGCAAATGAAGACCCTGAACTAAAGCGTGTCAAAACAGCTCTGCAATGCCAGTCTAAAGAAATAAAAATCGCAGAAAACATCTTCAGCAAGTTCAGCTCCTGGAAAAGCCTTGTTTGA
- the LOC137402537 gene encoding uncharacterized protein encodes MSTEAIEDAIKLVKDTTEVCSSANLKLHKFVSNSQKLLNTIPISERVSEVQVLDLLKDKLPTERTLGLEWCSNSDTIMFKNSMTTKSFTKRRILSVISQLYDPLGLLAPFTLLGKNIMRKACQSSVEWDEEVPSDIKTEWMTWMESLSDLKKLKISR; translated from the coding sequence ATGAGCACAGAAGCAATCGAAGACGCCATAAAGCTTGTAAAGGATACTACAGAGGTATGCAGCAGTGCCAACCTAAAGCTACACAAATTTGTCAGCAACAGTCAAAAGCTATTAAACACAATCCCTATTTCTGAGAGAGTAAGTGAGGTACAAGTATTAGACCTCCTGAAAGACAAGCTGCCAACAGAAAGGACGCTAGGCCTTGAGTGGTGCTCCAACAGCGACACCATCATGTTTAAAAATAGCATGACAACTAAGTCTTTCACTAAAAGAAGAATACTTTCTGTCATTTCGCAACTATATGACCCACTTGGACTACTGGCTCCATTCACATTGCTCGGCAAAAACATCATGCGAAAGGCCTGTCAAAGCTCAGTTGAGTGGGATGAAGAAGTGCCCTCTGATATTAAGACCGAGTGGATGACCTGGATGGAATCGCTCTCCGACTTGAAAAAGCTAAAGATTAGCAGGTGA
- the LOC137402538 gene encoding uncharacterized protein, protein MPHLWSIERNLPPKLNILVALLIGTDCSQALMPRETISGADGLPFAIKTLFGWTLCGQVSECNHVQHVHTTALSKEEHNLSRISQNDMKFLELLNDGLTKLENGSVSLSLPLKEEPQLPNNKIQAEKRFEQLLKRFRKDEAYKAEYCTFIKELISDNHAELAPSNIKDKETWYIPHFGVYHPKKKKLRIVFDASAKHMGKSHNELLLTGPDQMNNLVGILLRFRQNTIALSCDVQKMFHNFIVAPEHRNFLRFLWIDDATEQIVEYRMTRHLFGATSSPGVATFAL, encoded by the coding sequence ATGCCACACCTTTGGTCAATAGAAAGAAATCTACCTCCAAAGCTCAACATTCTTGTTGCACTACTTATTGGCACTGATTGCTCACAGGCACTCATGCCGAGAGAAACAATCTCAGGCGCCGATGGCCTACCCTTTGCAATCAAAACATTGTTCGGCTGGACGCTATGTGGTCAAGTCTCCGAGTGCAATCATGTTCAGCATGTGCACACCACAGCTCTCAGCAAAGAAGAACACAATCTGTCCAGGATATCACaaaatgatatgaagtttttaGAGTTGTTAAATGATGGCCTGACAAAATTGGAAAACGGATCTGTTAGTCTGTCATTGCCCCTTAAGGAAGAACCACAGCTTcccaataataagatacaagctGAAAAACGATTTGAACAGTTGCTAAAACGTTTCAGGAAGGACGAGGCATACAAAGCAGAATACTGCACTTTCATAAAAGAGTTGATCTCCGACAACCATGCTGAGTTAGCACCCAGCAACATCAAAGATAAGGAAACATGGTACATTCCTCATTTCGGAGTGTACCATCCCAAGAAGAAAAAACTGCGCATCGTTTTCGACGCTAGCGCAAAACATATGGGCAAGTCGCATAATGAGTTATTGCTGACTGGACCCGATCAGATGAACAACTTAGTTGGAATCTTACTAAGGTTCCGCCAGAATACCATAGCACTGTCATGTGACGTGCAGAAAATGTTCCATAACTTCATCGTAGCACCAGAACACCGCAATTTCTTGCGGTTTCTGTGGATAGATGACGCTACAGAACAGATCGTGGAATATAGGATGACACGTCACTTGTTTGGAGCTACCTCTTCACCAGGAGTGGCTACCTTTGCACTCTGA